The following nucleotide sequence is from Streptomyces sp. NBC_00239.
CCAAGTCGTCCCTCCGTCGGCGTGGACGTGCTCGGCGTGGTGCGCATGTCCGGCGTCGGGCACGTGGCCCGCGTGGCTTGCGTGCTCGTGTGCGGACGCTTCCGTGTGGTGAGCGGAGTGGTCCATTTCTCTCGCCTCTTCCTCGCCTCGTCCGGTTTGGGCCCCGTGGCCCCACACCTGAGACCATATACCCCCTGGGGGTATATGGCGAGAGGCCTTCTCCAGTCAATCGGGATGGCTCGGTAGCCGGCCCGCTCCACGGCTGCGATCAGCTCGCCCGTGTGCGCGGCACCCGGGTCGTCGAGCTGGACCACCGTGCGGGCGCCCCGCAGGGACGTGCGGGCGGAGCGCACGCCGGGAAGCTCCTCGAGCTCTTCGTCGATGAGGAGTACGCAGCTGGAGCAGTGCATGCCCTCGATACGGAGGAGGACCGTGCCGGGGCCGGCAGCCTCATGGCCGGCCTGGGTGCTTTTGCGGCGGCGCAGCCAGCTCATGCCCGGCCTCCCTGGAAGTCGATGGCGCCGCCCTGCATGCCCATGGCGCAGGAGAAGAGGAGCTTGCCGGGCTTGCGGGCTCCGAGGTCGATGCGGGTGTCGCCGTTCTTCTTGACGATCTCCTCGATGCCGAGTTCGGGGATGGTGAAGGCGCGGGCGCAGCCTCCGGCGTCGGCGCCTCGGAGGACGAGAGTGGTGGGCACGTGCGCCTTTGCGGTGAAGGCGGTGGGGACGTAGAAGTCGGTGACGGTCAGGACGATGGTCTGCTTGCCGGAGGCGTCGAGAGTGACAGGGGCCTGCGGCTCGCCTGTTTCGGGAGCGGCCTGGGATGAGGCGGGCACTGCGGCCGGGGCGCTGCCGGTGGTGGATGTGGGGGTGGCGGTGGCGAGCCAGCCACCTGCCTGCAGTCCCGAGGGGATGGTCCAGACGGCGATGGCCGCCACGACGATTCCGGTGACGCCGGCCAGGTAGCCGGAGATGTCCCGGCTGGCGCGGCGGAAGACGTATCCGATGAGCGTGAACAGTGGGGCGGTGCCGATGACGAAGCCAGCCATGACGGCCGCGCCCGCCACCGCTGAGCCGGTCGTGACCGCAATCAGTTCGACGGACAGCGTTACTCCGC
It contains:
- a CDS encoding cupredoxin domain-containing protein, translating into MAAIAVWTIPSGLQAGGWLATATPTSTTGSAPAAVPASSQAAPETGEPQAPVTLDASGKQTIVLTVTDFYVPTAFTAKAHVPTTLVLRGADAGGCARAFTIPELGIEEIVKKNGDTRIDLGARKPGKLLFSCAMGMQGGAIDFQGGRA